One segment of Streptomyces sp. TG1A-8 DNA contains the following:
- the pdhA gene encoding pyruvate dehydrogenase (acetyl-transferring) E1 component subunit alpha — protein MTVDSSATRKPRRSAAGKAGTTGSKAGSAGPQRTARATRAGAQESTEPQLVQLLTPGGERVENAENAAYEPYVAAITPEELRGLYRDMVLTRRFDAEATALQRQGELGLWASLLGQEAAQIGSGRATREDDYVFPTYREHGVAWCRGVDPTNLLGMFRGVNNGGWDPNGNNFHLYTIVIGSQALHATGYAMGIAKDGADAAVIAYFGDGASSQGDVAEAFTFSAVYNAPVVFFCQNNQWAISEPTEKQSRVPLYQRARGFGFPGVRVDGNDVLACLAVTRWALERARNGEGPTLVEAYTYRMGAHTTSDDPTRYRHDDERAAWEAKDPILRLRRYLEASNHADDGFFAELESESEALGKRVREVVRAMPDPDHLAIFENVYADGHALVDEERAQFAAYQASFADAEAEGV, from the coding sequence GTGACCGTGGACAGCAGTGCCACGCGCAAGCCGCGACGCAGCGCCGCAGGCAAGGCCGGCACCACCGGCAGCAAGGCCGGCAGCGCCGGCCCCCAGCGCACCGCCCGCGCCACCCGCGCCGGCGCGCAGGAGAGCACCGAGCCGCAGCTCGTGCAGCTCCTGACGCCCGGGGGCGAGCGGGTCGAGAACGCAGAGAACGCGGCGTACGAGCCCTACGTCGCCGCGATCACCCCCGAAGAGCTGCGCGGCCTGTACCGCGACATGGTGCTCACCCGCCGCTTCGACGCCGAGGCCACCGCCCTGCAGCGCCAGGGCGAGCTGGGCCTGTGGGCCTCGCTGCTCGGCCAGGAGGCCGCCCAGATCGGTTCCGGCCGGGCCACCCGCGAGGACGACTACGTCTTCCCGACCTACCGCGAGCACGGCGTCGCCTGGTGCCGCGGGGTCGACCCGACCAACCTGCTCGGCATGTTCCGCGGCGTGAACAACGGCGGCTGGGACCCCAACGGCAACAACTTCCACCTGTACACGATCGTCATCGGCTCGCAGGCGCTGCACGCCACCGGGTACGCCATGGGGATCGCCAAGGACGGCGCGGACGCGGCCGTCATCGCCTACTTCGGCGACGGCGCCTCCAGCCAGGGCGACGTGGCCGAGGCGTTCACCTTCTCCGCGGTCTACAACGCCCCGGTGGTCTTCTTCTGCCAGAACAACCAGTGGGCGATCTCCGAGCCCACCGAGAAGCAGAGCCGCGTGCCGCTCTACCAGCGCGCCCGGGGCTTCGGCTTCCCGGGCGTCCGGGTGGACGGCAACGACGTGCTGGCCTGCCTCGCGGTCACCAGGTGGGCGCTGGAGCGCGCCCGCAACGGCGAGGGCCCCACCCTGGTCGAGGCGTACACCTACCGCATGGGCGCCCACACCACCTCCGACGACCCCACCCGCTACCGTCACGACGACGAGCGCGCCGCCTGGGAGGCCAAGGACCCGATCCTGCGCCTGCGCCGGTACCTGGAGGCCTCGAACCACGCGGACGACGGGTTCTTCGCGGAACTCGAGAGCGAGTCCGAGGCGTTGGGCAAACGAGTGCGCGAGGTGGTCCGTGCCATGCCGGACCCGGACCACCTAGCCATCTTCGAGAACGTGTACGCGGACGGGCACGCGCTCGTCGACGAGGAGCGAGCCCAGTTCGCCGCCTACCAGGCGTCGTTCGCGGACGCAGAGGCAGAGGGGGTCTGA
- a CDS encoding phosphotransferase, with protein MPHAPPLGALLRLYAAGTALACEPVDQGLLNRGYRLRTTRGRYFLKHHFDPDTADPAAIERRHRATQRLADLGVPVAPPLAHRGGRTVAVVGGHAYALHPWIDGRHRHGGQLTRGASARLGALLGAVHACLERVMPPKARTRPATSPHPVESADPCDTFALIEDLLSHARRHRPADAFDELARHRLLERRALLEQHAHRRPPRGGSVGWVHGDFHPFNLLYKGDAPAAIVDWDRLGVQPRAEEAVRAAAIFFVRPAGMLDLPKVRAYARAYRRAAKAAPAELAAAVHRVWWERLNDFWMLRWHYERGDTRADCQFPAASALAVWWTREYEAVCDAFVR; from the coding sequence GTGCCCCACGCGCCCCCTCTGGGCGCTCTGCTTCGCCTCTACGCCGCCGGTACGGCCCTCGCCTGCGAGCCCGTCGACCAGGGCCTGCTCAACCGCGGCTACCGGCTGCGCACCACGCGCGGCCGCTACTTCCTCAAGCACCACTTCGACCCGGACACCGCCGACCCGGCCGCCATCGAACGCCGGCACCGGGCCACCCAGCGCCTGGCCGACCTCGGCGTCCCGGTCGCCCCGCCGCTCGCGCACCGCGGGGGCCGCACGGTCGCCGTGGTCGGCGGTCACGCCTACGCCCTGCACCCCTGGATCGACGGCAGGCACCGCCACGGCGGCCAGCTGACCCGGGGGGCCAGCGCGCGCCTGGGAGCGCTCCTGGGGGCCGTGCACGCCTGTCTGGAGCGGGTGATGCCGCCCAAGGCGCGCACGCGTCCGGCCACGAGCCCGCACCCGGTGGAGAGCGCCGACCCCTGTGACACCTTCGCGCTCATCGAGGACCTGCTGTCCCACGCCCGCCGCCACCGCCCCGCCGACGCCTTCGACGAACTGGCCCGGCACCGGCTGCTGGAGCGCCGCGCGCTCCTGGAACAGCACGCGCACCGGCGCCCGCCGCGCGGCGGCTCGGTGGGCTGGGTGCACGGCGACTTCCACCCCTTCAACCTGCTCTACAAGGGGGACGCCCCGGCCGCCATCGTGGACTGGGACCGGCTCGGCGTGCAGCCCCGCGCGGAGGAGGCCGTACGGGCCGCCGCGATCTTCTTCGTCCGGCCCGCGGGCATGCTGGACCTGCCGAAGGTGCGGGCGTACGCGCGCGCCTACCGGCGTGCGGCGAAGGCCGCGCCCGCGGAGCTGGCGGCGGCCGTGCACCGGGTGTGGTGGGAACGCCTGAACGACTTCTGGATGCTGCGCTGGCACTACGAGCGCGGCGACACCCGCGCCGACTGCCAGTTCCCGGCCGCCTCGGCCCTCGCCGTGTGGTGGACCCGCGAGTACGAGGCGGTGTGCGACGCGTTCGTGCGGTGA